From Candidatus Nomurabacteria bacterium, one genomic window encodes:
- a CDS encoding NUDIX domain-containing protein, protein MEQIPRIGVGVLILKDSKVLLGKRKNAHGPGSWCPPGGHLEFMETIEDCAKRETLEETGVTITNIRKPAYTEDFFTEENKHYLTFLLTAGWESGQPEILEPEKCEAWEWFDWNKLPSPLFLPLQNHIERGYDPFAT, encoded by the coding sequence ATGGAACAGATCCCCCGAATTGGTGTCGGCGTACTAATCCTAAAAGATAGCAAGGTACTCCTCGGCAAACGGAAGAACGCACACGGTCCAGGCAGCTGGTGTCCGCCCGGTGGCCACTTGGAATTCATGGAAACGATTGAGGATTGTGCCAAGCGCGAGACCTTGGAAGAAACTGGCGTAACCATTACCAACATCCGTAAACCCGCGTACACTGAAGACTTCTTCACTGAAGAAAATAAACACTATCTCACTTTTCTTCTCACTGCCGGCTGGGAATCAGGCCAACCAGAGATCCTTGAGCCAGAAAAATGTGAAGCGTGGGAATGGTTTGACTGGAACAAGCTGCCGAGCCCCCTCTTCTTGCCGTTACAGAATCATATCGAACGAGGATACGATCCGTTTGCAACATAA
- a CDS encoding CYTH domain-containing protein — MQIEYEATFANVDVDDMRSKLKAANATLQRPEFTQRRSVFHLPEGNHIAGGWMRVRDEGDKITMSVKVVDGENIEDQKESCLTVDSYEEAETFLGTIGCQRKAYQETKRELWLLDEVEVTIDTWPFLPPFVEVEGASEEAVRAVSEKLGFDWTDAKFCSVATLYSEKYDVPEDVINNETPLITFDMENPFIT, encoded by the coding sequence ATGCAAATTGAATACGAAGCAACGTTTGCCAATGTCGATGTAGATGACATGCGCAGCAAGCTCAAGGCTGCCAATGCAACACTACAGCGACCAGAATTCACCCAGCGCCGGTCGGTTTTCCATCTACCAGAAGGTAATCATATCGCTGGCGGCTGGATGCGAGTGCGCGACGAAGGCGATAAGATCACTATGAGTGTAAAGGTGGTCGATGGTGAGAATATCGAAGACCAGAAAGAATCATGTCTCACGGTCGATAGCTACGAAGAAGCGGAAACCTTCCTCGGTACTATCGGCTGCCAGCGCAAAGCCTACCAAGAAACGAAGCGTGAACTTTGGCTACTTGATGAAGTCGAGGTCACTATCGACACCTGGCCGTTTCTCCCGCCATTTGTCGAAGTAGAAGGCGCATCAGAAGAGGCAGTGCGAGCAGTGTCAGAGAAACTCGGCTTTGATTGGACAGACGCCAAGTTCTGCTCGGTTGCCACGCTCTACAGTGAGAAATATGACGTACCCGAGGACGTGATCAATAACGAAACCCCACTGATCACCTTCGATATGGAAAATCCGTTTATCACGTAG
- a CDS encoding NUDIX hydrolase: MSELKSGYYRVSVKALILNETKDKFLICEEKNGVWELPGGGLDWGKTPQEDLPREIGEEMGLSVTSVSENPSYFITDQNIDQTLWVANAVYETTVEHLNFTPSDECMSVKFVDYDDIKNMNVFPTVKKLAEIFDPSNHS; the protein is encoded by the coding sequence ATGAGCGAATTAAAAAGTGGCTACTACCGCGTTAGCGTGAAGGCCTTAATTCTTAACGAAACAAAGGATAAATTTCTTATCTGCGAGGAGAAGAACGGCGTCTGGGAACTCCCCGGCGGTGGACTCGACTGGGGAAAAACACCCCAAGAAGACTTGCCACGGGAAATTGGTGAGGAAATGGGCCTATCAGTTACTTCCGTTTCTGAGAACCCAAGTTACTTCATTACTGATCAAAATATTGACCAAACCCTATGGGTCGCGAATGCAGTCTACGAAACAACTGTTGAGCATTTAAACTTTACACCATCCGATGAATGCATGAGTGTAAAATTTGTCGACTACGATGACATAAAGAATATGAACGTCTTTCCAACTGTTAAAAAACTAGCCGAAATATTTGACCCGTCTAACCACTCATAA
- a CDS encoding HD domain-containing protein produces the protein MHNQTIIDQTAKYVQETLAEAEGGHDWWHIYRVWKNAQHIAKEESDVDTLVVELGALLHDIADSKFHGGDEEIGPKTARAFLSSLELSEEVITHVENIVRHISFKGSLEGQKWTSPELEVVQDADRLDAIGAIGIARTFNYGGHKGRALYDPTIKPNLHMSKEEYKTSTAPTLNHFYEKLLLLKDLMNTKTGKAIAAKRHEYMEEYLAQFLGEWDGER, from the coding sequence ATGCACAATCAAACTATCATCGACCAAACTGCTAAGTACGTACAAGAAACCCTCGCCGAAGCCGAGGGCGGACATGACTGGTGGCATATTTACAGGGTTTGGAAGAACGCACAGCACATTGCCAAGGAAGAGTCTGATGTAGACACGCTCGTCGTAGAACTCGGTGCCCTGCTCCACGATATCGCCGACTCAAAGTTCCATGGTGGTGACGAGGAGATCGGACCAAAGACCGCTCGCGCATTCTTGAGCAGTCTCGAACTCTCCGAGGAAGTGATCACGCACGTCGAGAACATCGTCCGACACATTTCATTTAAAGGCTCACTTGAAGGACAAAAATGGACCTCGCCGGAGCTAGAGGTCGTCCAGGACGCGGACCGACTCGATGCGATCGGTGCCATTGGTATCGCGCGCACCTTCAACTACGGTGGCCACAAAGGCCGCGCGCTGTATGACCCAACCATCAAGCCAAACTTACACATGTCCAAGGAAGAGTACAAAACGAGCACCGCTCCGACTCTCAACCACTTCTATGAAAAACTCTTGCTGCTCAAAGACCTCATGAACACCAAAACCGGCAAAGCGATCGCAGCCAAGCGACATGAGTACATGGAAGAATATCTCGCGCAATTCCTTGGTGAATGGGATGGAGAGCGGTGA
- a CDS encoding AAA family ATPase — MRIIVIGQMGSGKSTLTRKIAQKCSVPRLELDRLWFENGGHDCLVNGCTEEKKQQIKERTRKAVSDFLSENEEWVVDGTHSKIQPLIAEKADAVVLIQRPILKRLLSHVVRVFKGKDRHPEVSWWKDLLHTKVIFDRWRQNRHDTQMDAAAAYQDKLVVLSSFKEIDHYFNSLG, encoded by the coding sequence ATGCGAATAATTGTGATCGGTCAAATGGGCAGTGGCAAAAGTACACTGACAAGAAAGATCGCTCAAAAATGTAGTGTCCCTAGGCTTGAACTAGATCGATTGTGGTTTGAGAACGGTGGCCACGACTGCTTAGTTAATGGCTGCACTGAAGAGAAAAAACAACAAATCAAAGAAAGGACACGTAAGGCGGTCTCTGATTTTCTCTCAGAAAATGAGGAGTGGGTCGTGGATGGTACTCATTCAAAAATTCAGCCATTGATAGCAGAAAAAGCTGATGCAGTAGTACTGATTCAGCGACCAATCCTGAAACGCCTGCTTAGTCATGTTGTGCGGGTGTTCAAAGGCAAAGATAGGCATCCAGAAGTAAGTTGGTGGAAAGACCTGTTACATACTAAGGTGATTTTTGATAGATGGCGGCAGAACAGACACGACACGCAAATGGATGCCGCAGCGGCATATCAGGACAAATTAGTTGTTCTAAGTAGTTTTAAAGAGATCGATCACTATTTCAATTCACTTGGATAA
- a CDS encoding VOC family protein: protein MKQKLSIVTLGVADLAVSRAFYEEKLGFTPVSEDEGIVFYDMGGARLGLFNREELAKDATVSAEGKGFRGVTLAHNEPSEAAVDAVFAELRAQGVEIVKAPEKVFWGGYSGYFADPDGHLWEVAYNPFSDLT, encoded by the coding sequence ATGAAACAAAAACTTTCTATTGTGACGCTCGGAGTAGCTGACCTAGCAGTGTCACGGGCATTTTATGAAGAGAAACTCGGCTTTACACCAGTTTCTGAGGACGAGGGAATTGTCTTCTATGATATGGGTGGTGCGCGGCTCGGATTGTTTAATAGGGAAGAGCTAGCCAAAGATGCAACAGTATCAGCCGAGGGAAAGGGCTTTCGAGGCGTGACGCTGGCGCACAATGAGCCGAGTGAGGCGGCAGTCGACGCGGTCTTTGCGGAGCTGCGAGCACAGGGGGTAGAGATCGTGAAAGCACCAGAGAAGGTTTTTTGGGGTGGATACTCAGGCTACTTTGCTGATCCAGACGGACATCTCTGGGAAGTAGCATACAATCCATTTTCTGATCTTACCTAA
- a CDS encoding ArsR family transcriptional regulator, which produces MTIADTLAQLGCSPAETKTFLALAKEGQGRGVLALSRIMNIPRPTIYVHLKSLMEKGLVRRGLDEGGSIFYAENYHTIAALFEEKAKAVRLSGKQFQELWEQRDIPEQYQSKFFVHTSPKAAENIFRDVLHSRDKESLWVWPIVEMMKVVSDTAFSHFYNERVARKLKARIIWPQKRTMNVREIEDVFGSLDPKESLRTIRIAPNDIDTTLGYAVYGNKVAFISSKRENYGFVIDSKELADMHRSQFEHLWKESKPFSKSNGKR; this is translated from the coding sequence ATGACTATCGCTGATACGCTCGCACAACTCGGCTGCTCACCAGCTGAGACAAAAACATTTCTTGCGCTCGCGAAGGAAGGTCAAGGCCGCGGCGTACTTGCCCTCAGCCGGATCATGAATATCCCCCGCCCGACCATCTACGTGCATCTGAAGTCTCTTATGGAAAAGGGGCTTGTACGCCGCGGTCTGGATGAAGGCGGTTCGATCTTTTACGCAGAAAACTACCACACTATTGCTGCGCTTTTTGAAGAAAAAGCTAAAGCGGTCCGCCTTTCAGGGAAGCAGTTCCAAGAACTCTGGGAACAGCGCGATATTCCTGAGCAGTATCAATCAAAGTTTTTCGTACACACTTCTCCCAAAGCTGCTGAAAACATCTTTCGTGACGTCCTGCATTCTCGTGACAAAGAGTCGCTCTGGGTGTGGCCGATTGTAGAGATGATGAAAGTCGTCTCCGACACTGCTTTCTCTCACTTCTACAATGAGCGTGTGGCCAGAAAACTGAAGGCCCGTATTATCTGGCCACAAAAGCGTACGATGAACGTACGAGAAATCGAGGATGTTTTTGGGTCACTCGATCCCAAAGAATCCCTTCGCACCATTCGCATTGCCCCAAACGATATTGATACGACTCTCGGGTACGCGGTGTATGGGAATAAAGTCGCGTTTATATCATCTAAGCGAGAAAACTACGGCTTTGTCATTGATAGTAAGGAGCTGGCTGACATGCATCGGTCGCAGTTTGAGCACCTCTGGAAAGAATCAAAACCGTTTTCAAAATCAAACGGAAAAAGGTAG
- a CDS encoding HU family DNA-binding protein: protein MNKADIISKVHEVLDTTKADAERAVDAVFDSIVAAMKDGNQVSVAGFGIFEAKMRAAREARNPRTGETVKVPAMRVPKFRAAKALKDSVK from the coding sequence ATGAACAAAGCAGACATCATCAGCAAAGTGCACGAAGTACTCGACACCACTAAAGCTGACGCAGAGCGCGCAGTTGACGCTGTGTTTGACAGCATCGTAGCTGCAATGAAGGATGGCAACCAGGTTTCTGTTGCTGGCTTCGGTATCTTTGAAGCTAAGATGCGTGCTGCTCGCGAAGCACGAAACCCACGCACCGGCGAGACTGTAAAGGTACCAGCAATGCGCGTACCAAAGTTCCGAGCTGCTAAGGCACTCAAGGACTCAGTTAAGTAG
- the rny gene encoding ribonuclease Y encodes MPPPLVFAALLVGALFLGIIAGYVVRYLHAQSKTNSIELRIKEREITAEKKAFVIVEEAEKKAEKIENEAKAERKHLEEKLEQKETRLDKREEVLDERQIELDSQKEDVRGKIEQVKTIKTQLDERKLEIDQKIEEVAGLSKDEAYERLIAKIENEREEDLRGRLEKIDRLGEEQYEAKAQNILLAAIHRLGNTMAPNLMTAHVEIPSDDLKGKVIGKEGRNVRAFERATGVDVLIDESPGYIVLSSFDPIRREIARVALEALLKDGRIQPAKIEETVEKARSEVAKTVKAMGEKACYEANVPNLHPDLVTILGRLHFRTSYGQNVLWHSVEMAHIAGIIAEEVGANPAIARAGALLHDIGKTVSHEVAGTHVEIGIRILEKYGVDEQVILAMRAHHEEYPYETPESIIVQVADAISGGRPGARRDSLENYIKRLSDLEHIATSLSGVEKAFAIAAGREIRVLVNPTTLNDIETNTLARTIATNIEAQLRYPGEIKVHVIRETRVVSYAR; translated from the coding sequence ATGCCGCCGCCACTTGTATTTGCAGCGTTGCTGGTTGGGGCTTTGTTTCTTGGGATTATTGCCGGATACGTTGTGCGGTATCTACACGCACAGTCAAAGACGAATTCGATCGAGCTACGAATAAAAGAACGAGAGATCACTGCCGAAAAGAAAGCGTTCGTGATCGTTGAAGAAGCCGAAAAGAAAGCCGAAAAGATCGAGAACGAAGCCAAAGCTGAACGAAAGCACTTAGAGGAGAAGTTGGAACAAAAAGAAACTCGCCTTGATAAACGCGAGGAAGTTCTTGATGAGCGCCAGATCGAACTGGACTCACAAAAAGAAGATGTCCGCGGGAAGATCGAACAGGTCAAGACGATCAAGACACAACTTGATGAGCGAAAGCTGGAAATCGATCAAAAGATCGAAGAAGTAGCAGGACTCTCAAAAGACGAAGCATACGAACGATTGATCGCAAAGATCGAGAACGAACGCGAGGAAGATCTTCGTGGCCGGCTCGAAAAGATCGATCGACTCGGCGAAGAGCAATACGAAGCTAAAGCGCAGAATATCCTACTCGCTGCCATTCATCGCCTCGGCAACACCATGGCGCCAAACCTCATGACGGCGCACGTAGAGATCCCGAGCGATGACCTCAAAGGTAAAGTGATCGGAAAAGAAGGACGAAATGTGCGTGCCTTTGAGCGTGCAACTGGTGTTGATGTGCTCATCGATGAGTCACCTGGCTACATCGTGCTTTCTAGCTTTGACCCGATCCGTCGTGAGATCGCGCGAGTTGCCCTTGAAGCACTCCTCAAAGACGGACGTATCCAGCCAGCCAAGATCGAGGAAACGGTAGAAAAAGCTCGCAGTGAAGTAGCAAAGACTGTGAAAGCAATGGGGGAAAAGGCGTGCTATGAAGCAAATGTACCAAACCTCCACCCAGACCTCGTGACCATTCTTGGTCGTCTTCATTTCCGCACGAGCTATGGACAAAACGTGCTCTGGCACTCAGTTGAGATGGCGCATATCGCAGGCATCATTGCAGAAGAAGTTGGCGCCAATCCTGCGATCGCCCGAGCGGGCGCACTTCTTCACGACATTGGTAAGACCGTGAGTCACGAGGTGGCTGGTACTCACGTCGAGATCGGCATTCGCATTCTTGAGAAGTACGGCGTTGATGAGCAAGTTATCTTGGCAATGCGAGCACATCATGAAGAGTACCCATACGAAACACCTGAGAGCATCATTGTCCAAGTGGCCGACGCGATCTCTGGTGGTCGTCCAGGTGCACGCCGTGATTCACTCGAAAATTACATCAAGCGACTCTCAGATCTCGAACACATCGCAACCAGTCTCAGTGGCGTTGAAAAAGCCTTTGCGATCGCTGCTGGACGCGAGATCCGCGTACTAGTGAATCCGACCACACTGAACGATATTGAGACCAATACCCTTGCTCGCACCATCGCCACCAACATCGAAGCGCAGCTGCGCTACCCTGGTGAGATCAAGGTGCACGTCATTCGCGAGACACGAGTAGTGAGTTACGCTCGATAG